One stretch of Leptospira mtsangambouensis DNA includes these proteins:
- the ccrA gene encoding crotonyl-CoA carboxylase/reductase codes for MSNVEIVPVGELPPIGVVPKKMHAQVIRPERYGEPKTSFQSEVIDVPEIGPNEVLVATMAAGVNYNNVWAALGYPVDVIAARNKKGEPEKFHIGGSDASGIVYKVGSEVKNVKVGDEVVVHCAMWDPKDPWVLSGKDPMYAPSQIIWGYESNWGSFAQFCKVQDHQCLPRPQHLTWEASAAYMLVAATAYRMLHHWKPNDVKPGDVVLIWGGAGGLGAMAIQIVKAAGGIPIAVVSSDDKIDFCKNLGAAGVINRNKFKHWGGLTSDINKPEAFVEWTKQAREFGKAIWDIAGKGKNPQIVFEHPGETTLPTSVFVCETGGMVVICAGTTGFNATADLRYLWMRQKRLQGSHFANDDNCRDLNQLVIDKKVDPVLAQTFTFDQTGECHQLMRENKHPAGNMSILVGAKTTGLGKK; via the coding sequence ATGAGCAACGTAGAAATCGTACCAGTAGGGGAACTCCCTCCTATTGGAGTTGTGCCCAAAAAAATGCACGCGCAGGTCATTCGCCCGGAACGTTACGGCGAACCGAAAACTTCTTTCCAGTCAGAAGTCATTGATGTTCCGGAGATCGGTCCGAACGAAGTTCTCGTAGCCACTATGGCTGCCGGTGTTAACTATAATAATGTTTGGGCAGCATTAGGATATCCTGTTGATGTGATCGCAGCTCGTAACAAAAAAGGCGAACCAGAAAAATTCCACATCGGTGGTTCAGATGCTTCTGGGATTGTCTACAAAGTTGGATCTGAAGTTAAAAATGTAAAAGTGGGTGATGAAGTTGTTGTTCACTGTGCAATGTGGGATCCAAAAGATCCATGGGTTCTTTCTGGAAAAGATCCAATGTATGCACCTTCTCAAATCATTTGGGGATACGAATCTAACTGGGGTTCGTTTGCACAATTTTGCAAAGTACAAGACCACCAATGCCTTCCACGACCACAACACCTAACTTGGGAAGCATCTGCTGCCTATATGTTAGTTGCTGCAACCGCATACAGAATGTTACACCATTGGAAACCAAATGATGTAAAGCCAGGGGATGTGGTTTTGATTTGGGGTGGAGCCGGTGGACTAGGTGCTATGGCGATCCAAATTGTAAAAGCAGCTGGCGGAATTCCAATTGCTGTTGTTTCTTCTGATGACAAAATTGATTTTTGCAAAAACTTAGGCGCTGCTGGTGTGATCAACCGTAACAAGTTTAAACATTGGGGTGGACTTACTTCTGATATCAACAAACCAGAAGCATTTGTTGAGTGGACTAAACAAGCTCGTGAATTTGGAAAAGCGATTTGGGACATTGCTGGTAAAGGTAAAAATCCACAAATCGTATTTGAACATCCAGGTGAAACAACACTCCCTACTTCCGTGTTTGTTTGTGAAACTGGTGGTATGGTTGTTATCTGTGCTGGAACGACTGGTTTTAATGCAACAGCTGACCTTCGTTATTTGTGGATGAGACAAAAACGTCTGCAAGGTTCTCACTTCGCAAACGACGACAACTGTCGTGACCTCAACCAATTGGTGATTGATAAAAAAGTGGATCCAGTATTGGCACAAACTTTTACTTTCGATCAAACAGGTGAGTGCCACCAATTGATGAGAGAAAACAAACACCCGGCAGGAAACATGTCAATCCTCGTTGGTGCAAAAACTACAGGTCTTGGAAAGAAGTAA
- a CDS encoding LIC11086 family outer membrane transporter → MKQSVLVLFLFIISFQSIHSHHTGSSDSPNATARFVDPFTGKREKPTNYLVMTQDYYQSTRENSHLFTTTAFAEMNFFDGRFALNASVPWNYYQQRGREDAARIGKTYLGFKYQPFFDLDKPYFFVIEGSVGFPSGPDTDRFTGGNYYTGSGFIKLGYLYEKWSFVTKIGGLNPLSRPQPNNLQDNDGIPYYARKPSASPPEPEYEFKKTTLISAYVTYYLMPEISLFTGLLYRNPYNGVDYSKEKDKANPAYFTEASAGFSWNFSEKYNMSIAYRYPLQRDREYRLYQSAWTFAFSMEWGSD, encoded by the coding sequence ATGAAACAAAGTGTTTTAGTTTTATTTCTTTTTATAATTTCTTTTCAATCGATTCATTCGCATCACACTGGTTCGTCGGATAGTCCAAATGCCACAGCAAGATTTGTGGATCCTTTTACTGGAAAGAGGGAAAAACCAACTAACTATTTGGTAATGACCCAAGATTATTACCAGTCCACTCGTGAAAATAGTCATCTCTTCACTACGACTGCATTCGCAGAGATGAATTTTTTTGATGGAAGGTTTGCACTGAATGCTTCTGTTCCTTGGAACTACTACCAACAAAGAGGAAGGGAAGATGCGGCAAGGATTGGTAAAACCTATCTTGGTTTTAAATACCAACCATTCTTTGATTTAGATAAACCGTACTTTTTTGTGATTGAAGGTTCGGTTGGTTTTCCGAGTGGTCCTGACACAGACCGTTTCACTGGTGGAAATTATTATACAGGTTCTGGGTTTATTAAACTTGGATATTTGTATGAGAAGTGGTCCTTTGTGACTAAGATCGGTGGATTAAATCCTCTTTCTCGTCCACAACCCAACAACTTACAAGACAATGATGGGATTCCTTATTATGCTCGTAAACCTTCTGCTTCTCCACCGGAACCAGAATATGAATTCAAAAAAACTACCCTCATTTCTGCTTATGTGACGTATTATTTGATGCCAGAGATTTCCCTTTTTACCGGACTCTTGTATCGTAATCCATACAATGGTGTGGACTATTCCAAAGAGAAAGATAAAGCGAACCCGGCGTATTTTACAGAGGCAAGTGCTGGGTTTTCTTGGAATTTTTCTGAGAAATACAACATGAGTATAGCCTATCGGTACCCTTTGCAAAGGGATCGTGAGTATCGACTCTATCAATCTGCATGGACTTTTGCCTTCTCTATGGAGTGGGGAAGCGATTGA
- a CDS encoding MbnH family di-heme enzyme, giving the protein MKYFHFPLFVLLVFFFNCNILPFQKKETNNDMLLAALGILATASDWVWDLPPGFPQPIVPSDNPMSKAKVELGRHLFYEKKLSGNGTMACSSCHFQSLAFADGKDFPSGITSQSHPRNAQHLSNVAYMPRLTWSNPKMTSLEIQARAPMFGETPIELGLQNNNFLNELSSNAIYPPMFQRAFGGSGITEQNVRYALASFQRSMISGNSRYDQYTFRNNKSALTASEIRGLNLFNGEVAECFHCHGGFNFTDTSFHGGATEEFFYHSNGIHDDAYYAGVPSNKRGLFDLTGVASDTGKFRAPSLRNIGVTYPYMHDGIFMCADANNPDKAAGAAAGKTKADCARDALTQVVDHYRSGGQNHTAKDVTLIRAFTITNSQRDDMVNFLLALTDDEFLTNPKFASPF; this is encoded by the coding sequence ATGAAGTATTTTCATTTTCCTTTGTTTGTTCTTTTAGTTTTTTTCTTTAATTGTAACATTCTTCCGTTTCAGAAAAAAGAAACTAATAATGATATGTTACTTGCTGCACTTGGGATTTTGGCAACAGCTTCTGATTGGGTTTGGGATTTGCCACCAGGTTTTCCGCAGCCGATCGTTCCGTCTGATAACCCCATGTCCAAAGCAAAAGTAGAACTGGGTAGGCATTTGTTTTATGAAAAGAAATTGTCAGGGAATGGTACGATGGCTTGTAGCAGTTGCCATTTTCAATCATTGGCATTTGCAGACGGGAAAGATTTTCCAAGTGGAATTACTAGCCAATCTCATCCAAGAAATGCGCAACACCTTTCCAATGTAGCCTATATGCCAAGACTTACTTGGAGTAATCCAAAAATGACGAGTTTGGAGATTCAAGCACGTGCTCCCATGTTTGGCGAAACTCCGATAGAACTTGGCCTGCAGAATAATAATTTTCTAAATGAATTATCATCTAATGCGATTTATCCACCTATGTTTCAGCGAGCGTTTGGTGGTTCTGGGATTACCGAACAAAATGTACGATATGCCCTTGCTAGTTTCCAAAGATCAATGATTTCAGGAAATTCAAGATATGATCAATATACTTTTAGAAATAACAAATCAGCCTTAACTGCTTCTGAGATTCGAGGACTCAATTTATTTAACGGGGAAGTGGCGGAATGTTTTCATTGTCATGGTGGATTTAATTTTACGGATACTTCCTTTCATGGTGGAGCAACAGAAGAATTCTTTTACCATAGTAATGGAATTCATGATGATGCATACTATGCGGGCGTTCCCAGTAATAAACGAGGATTGTTTGATTTAACAGGTGTTGCTTCAGATACGGGAAAATTTCGTGCACCATCCTTACGAAATATTGGGGTTACTTATCCTTATATGCATGATGGAATTTTTATGTGTGCGGATGCGAACAATCCTGATAAAGCCGCAGGTGCTGCTGCTGGAAAAACAAAGGCCGATTGTGCAAGAGATGCATTGACACAAGTGGTAGACCACTACCGGTCGGGTGGTCAGAATCATACAGCAAAAGATGTTACTCTCATTCGGGCCTTTACCATTACCAATTCGCAACGAGATGATATGGTGAATTTTCTTTTGGCTCTAACAGATGATGAGTTTTTAACCAATCCCAAGTTTGCGAGTCCCTTTTGA
- a CDS encoding MbnP family copper-binding protein has protein sequence MNILRTFLISLSVVGVISCNPNSKSDDNETLALLALALPQTVNLNFEALANGQPLVTGSNITADSRTVQFRDFRLYISEVKLVKADGTTADVSLSTDNVWQSNGVALVDLETTQTPETNTKVSGSAPAGSYTGVQFTVGVPEALNHLDKTNQTAPLNNGAMYWSWTGGYKHSKIEFTYNSGTDWTSLHVGSTTCNGAPNYGNCSKKFRASIRLTGQFSPSNQKVSFDVDKLINGHTFGAMGMCMPGTGAPCDTLVQAFGLNITSGAVDSSITQRVFSLK, from the coding sequence ATGAACATATTAAGAACTTTTTTAATTTCCCTTTCGGTAGTGGGAGTTATTTCCTGTAACCCGAATTCCAAATCTGATGACAACGAAACTTTAGCTCTTCTGGCATTAGCTTTGCCACAAACGGTGAATTTGAATTTTGAAGCCCTTGCCAATGGACAACCATTGGTTACCGGTTCGAATATCACTGCAGATAGTCGCACTGTGCAGTTTCGTGACTTCCGATTGTATATTTCAGAAGTGAAACTAGTGAAAGCAGATGGTACGACTGCGGATGTGTCTTTATCTACGGACAATGTTTGGCAATCTAATGGAGTTGCTCTTGTGGATTTAGAAACAACTCAGACTCCTGAAACCAATACGAAGGTTTCTGGAAGTGCTCCTGCTGGAAGTTATACTGGAGTCCAGTTTACTGTCGGCGTTCCTGAGGCATTAAATCACTTAGATAAAACAAATCAGACTGCACCATTAAACAACGGAGCTATGTATTGGTCTTGGACAGGCGGATATAAACATTCGAAAATTGAGTTCACATATAATAGCGGAACTGATTGGACAAGTTTACATGTTGGATCGACTACTTGTAACGGAGCACCTAACTATGGTAACTGTTCTAAAAAATTTAGAGCTTCAATTCGATTAACAGGTCAGTTTAGCCCAAGTAACCAAAAGGTTTCGTTTGATGTTGATAAGTTAATAAACGGACATACTTTCGGTGCTATGGGTATGTGTATGCCTGGAACTGGGGCACCATGTGATACCTTAGTCCAAGCCTTTGGATTGAATATTACGAGTGGGGCGGTAGATAGTTCAATCACACAACGAGTGTTTAGTCTCAAATAA
- a CDS encoding LIC_11090 family protein, whose translation MFFRRWIAGSLALFLCTQFLFLGSGLLGYCVESASKICQCNHGSKKEKHGNAEDNLFSEDRESSTSLVSSHDHGNSSKETLKPSCHDAKSGEAHLCSCKKQKKDALNLRTHHQTMDRPSLTIILVPSSDIIYTMTESPSTLEDGRIPSLLRPPRI comes from the coding sequence ATGTTCTTTAGACGGTGGATTGCCGGTAGTTTGGCCCTATTCCTCTGTACCCAATTCCTATTTTTAGGGAGTGGGCTACTGGGGTATTGCGTAGAGTCCGCATCAAAAATCTGCCAGTGCAACCATGGATCCAAAAAGGAAAAACATGGGAATGCAGAAGATAATCTCTTTTCCGAAGACAGAGAATCTTCCACTTCCTTGGTTTCCTCGCATGACCATGGGAACAGTTCCAAAGAAACTCTCAAACCGAGTTGCCACGATGCAAAATCGGGAGAGGCGCATCTTTGTTCCTGCAAAAAACAAAAAAAAGATGCCCTTAATTTACGAACCCATCACCAAACGATGGATCGACCAAGCCTTACAATCATATTGGTTCCATCTTCTGATATCATTTATACGATGACTGAGTCTCCTTCCACTCTTGAGGATGGAAGAATCCCTTCTTTACTCCGGCCACCTCGTATCTAA
- a CDS encoding LB_289 family protein, whose protein sequence is MKRTELERRERELRKAEKKKILPGQKEAMSVGDYIDALFGMFRYDSDEIFNASDDENILELLENMKMEHPEKQWDVIIRKAVNKTKVEQKEKAYDSLRILAGIPAVTA, encoded by the coding sequence ATGAAACGTACGGAACTAGAACGCAGGGAAAGAGAACTGCGAAAGGCAGAAAAGAAAAAGATCCTACCTGGTCAAAAAGAGGCCATGAGTGTAGGGGATTACATTGACGCCCTTTTTGGAATGTTTCGTTATGATTCGGATGAGATTTTTAATGCATCCGATGACGAAAACATTTTAGAACTTCTGGAAAACATGAAAATGGAACACCCAGAAAAACAATGGGATGTAATCATCCGCAAAGCAGTCAATAAAACCAAAGTAGAACAAAAAGAAAAGGCTTACGACTCCCTTCGCATCCTAGCAGGGATTCCTGCAGTCACTGCTTAA